In a genomic window of Tachysurus vachellii isolate PV-2020 chromosome 13, HZAU_Pvac_v1, whole genome shotgun sequence:
- the clp1 gene encoding polyribonucleotide 5'-hydroxyl-kinase Clp1, with amino-acid sequence MSTEAPEKAADEGQSSGGAAGARFDLEKETELRFEVEAGERVQLELLSGLAEVFGSELNRNKKYTFGPGSKIAVFTWQGCSLSLSGKTEVAYVSKDTPMLLYLNTHAALEQMRRQAERDNERGPRVMVVGPTDVGKSTVCRLLLNYAVRLGRRPTLVELDVGQSSVSVPGTMSALYIERPADVEEGFSVQAPLVFHFGSTTPGTNIKLYNKLTSCLAEVFSQRCEVNRKASVGGCIINTCGWVKGSGYQALVHCASAFQVDVVLVLDQERLYNELKRDLPHFVRVVLLPKSGGVVERSKDCRRETRDDKIREYFYGFRGASFYPHAFDVRFSDVRIYKIGAPSIPDSCLPLGMSQDDTQLKLVPVSPGRDLTHHVLSVSCVDDETEGGESRSRGILESPVCGFIVVTAVDTQAQVMTVLAPAPRPLPRHTLLIMDIRFIDLK; translated from the exons ATGAGCACTGAGGCGCCTGAGAAAGCTGCTGATGAAGGCCAGAGCTCTGGGGGAGCCGCCGGAGCGCGGTTTGACTTGGAGAAGGAGACTGAGCTCAGGTTTGAGGTCGAGGCTGGAGAGCGAGTGCAGCTCGAACTGCTGTCCGGTCTGGCCGAGGTGTTCGGATCAGAACTGAACCGGAACAAGAAGTACACATTCGGACCTGGCTCGAAGATCGCAGTGTTTACGTGGCAGGGATGCAGCCTGTCTCTAAGCGGCAAGACCGAG GTGGCTTATGTCTCAAAAGACACCCCTATGCTGTTGTATCTTAACACACATGCTGCGTTGGAGCAAATGAGACGACAGGCTGAGAGAGACAACGAGAGAGGCCCAAGG GTCATGGTGGTGGGGCCGACGGATGTGGGAAAGTCCACAGTGTGCCGTCTACTACTGAACTATGCAGTGAGGCTGGGCAGGAGGCCCACGCTAGTGGAGCTGGATGTCGGCCAAAGCAGT GTGTCTGTTCCAGGGACAATGTCAGCACTGTACATCGAGCGTCCAGCAGATGTCGAGGAAGGCTTTTCTGTCCAGGCTCCTCTAGTTTTCCACTTCGGTTCCACAACACCAGGAACCAATATCAAACTCTATAACAAG ctgacaTCGTGCCTGGCGGAGGTGTTCTCACAGCGCTGTGAGGTGAACCGGAAGGCCAGCGTTGGAGGCTGCATCATCAACACGTGCGGCTGGGTGAAAGGGTCAGGATACCAGGCGCTGGTCCACTGCGCTTCAGCATTCCAGGTGGACGTGGTGCTAGTTCTCGATCAGGAACGCCTTTACAACGAGCTTAAACGGGATCTGCCACATTTTGTCCGTGTCGTACTGCTACCTAAGTCCGGCGGTGTCGTAGAACGTTCTAAGGACTGCAGACGGGAGACCCGGGACGACAAAATCCGCGAGTATTTCTACGGCTTCCGTGGAGCCTCGTTCTACCCACATGCTTTTGATGTGCGCTTCTCGGATGTGCGCATCTACAAAATTGGTGCACCTTCCATTCCGGACTCGTGTTTGCCACTGGGCATGTCACAGGACGACACGCAGCTGAAGCTGGTTCCTGTGAGCCCGGGGCGTGACCTGACGCATCACGTGCTGAGTGTTAGTTGCGTGGATGATGAAACAGAGGGAGGAGAGAGCCGGAGCAGGGGGATTTTAGAAAGTCCGGTTTGTGGCTTCATTGTGGTTACAGCTGTGGACACTCAGGCTCAGGTGATGACTGTACTTGCTCCAGCACCCCGACCTCTGCCTCGCCACACACTCCTCATCATGGACATTCGCTTCATAGACCTGAAGTAA
- the selenoh gene encoding selenoprotein H yields the protein MATRAKAGRVAKRKADVLAEAEPVAKQDKGNNGEPEDDEGQRVVIEHCKSURVYGRNADAVREALFSAHPQLRVLLNPQKPRRNSFEVTLIDGSKEVVLWTGIKKGPPRKLKFPEPAEVVTALDNALKSK from the exons ATGGCGACACGTGCTAAAGCAG GTCGTGTGGCAAAGCGTAAAGCGGATGTGCTAGCAGAAGCAGAACCTGTGGCCAAACAGGATAAAGGGAACAACGGTGAACCGGAGGATGATGAAGGACAGAGAGTCGTCATCGAACACTG taaAAGCTGACGTGTGTACGGGCGGAATGCCGATGCAGTGCGTGAGGCTCTCTTCTCTGCACATCCTCAGCTGCGTGTCCTGCTCAACCCCCAGAAGCCTCGACGCAACAGCTTTGAGGTTACTCTGATTGATGGGAGCAAAG AGGTGGTATTGTGGACGGGTATCAAGAAGGGTCCTCCCCGTAAACTGAAGTTTCCAGAGCCTGCTGAGGTTGTAACTGCTCTGGACAATGCCCTGAAGAGCAAGTAG
- the mif gene encoding macrophage migration inhibitory factor: MPMFVVNTNVSKDAVPAGLLSEITQDLAKAMGKPPNYIAVHIIPDQMMMFGGKTDPCALCSLHSIGKIGGSQNKNYSKLLMGLLNKHMGIEPDRIYINFTDMDAANVAWNNSTFG, from the exons ATGCCGATGTTCGTGGTCAATACAAATGTATCGAAAGATGCAGTTCCTGCCGGATTACTGTCTGAAATCACCCAGGATCTTGCTAAAGCTATGGGGAAACCACCCAAT TACATCGCTGTGCACATCATCCCTGATCAGATGATGATGTTCGGGGGCAAAACAGACCCTTGTGCCCTCTGCTCCCTCCACAGCATCGGGAAGATCGGAGGCTCGCAGAATAAAAATTATTCCAAACTGCTCATGGGCTTGCTTAATAAACACATGGGGATCGAACCCGACag GATCTACATCAACTTTACCGACATGGATGCAGCAAACGTGGCCTGGAACAACTCCACCTTTGGTTAA
- the si:dkeyp-121d2.7 gene encoding zinc finger protein 436 isoform X1: MADSVKTFQAHLTAVMDSLVRASVCEITKLFEDTVNDYLVEISLNRKENEALKLRLRLTENKLRNERKYGLAWAASRRAAGLLGPDESGCAKKRKLESRGKQAKEWSGGVWEEGVGGVRDERRDERRDVCNTHPPTAGEGEEQEEERRHVSGERKEVATVKEEEDVYRCESVRLLQEALQMSKTESNTAQEDLDPVSTGPGSAVGDVWEQPGLSAEPTKSSDEMSGLETALKVEREREEAESVLTSPSNAVDRSDSVEFIGLDGLCSSQQDPAPSTHEASPAEIGPRSQGDDEGEESGQEVEDLLHFCPQCGGGFNSASELAEHVCPLAEERFQCSACGRAFSHAWSLKSHECVQAGEQPHRCELCGKRFTHSRSLERHQLVHTGERPHQCPQCGRSFSRLGNLERHQRIHTGERPYECGACGKRFSRIEYLKRHQQIHSGERGERNQTLSDTELKRNQCFSSA, from the exons ATGGCGGACTCGGTGAAGACGTTCCAGGCGCATCTAACGGCCGTGATGGACAGCTTGGTGCGCGCCTCTGTGTGCGAGATCACCAAGCTGTTCGAGGACACGGTGAACGACTACCTGGTGGAGATATCGCTCAACCGGAAGGAGAACGAGGCTCTGAAACTGCGCCTGAGGCTCACCGAGAACAAGCTGAGGAACGAGCGGAAGTACGGGCTCGCTTGGGCGGCCAGTCGGCGCGCAGCCGGCCTGCTCGGTCCTGATGAGAGTGGCTGTGCAAAAAAGCGCAAGCTGGAATCTA GAGGCAAGCAGGCTAAGGAGTGGAGTGGTGGCGTGTGGGAGGAGGGTGTTGGAGGAGTGAGAGATGAGAGGAGGGACGAGAGGAGGGACGTGTGCAACACACATCCACCAACCGCAGGGGAAggagaggagcaggaggaggagaggagacacGTCTCTGGGGAGAGAAAGGAGGTGGCCACCGTTAAGGAGGAG GAGGATGTCTACAGGTGTGAGTCTGTGAGGCTGCTGCAGGAGGCACTTCAGATGAGCAAGACTGAAAGCAACACAGCTCAAG AAGATTTGGATCCTGTTTCAACCGGTCCTGGATCAGCTGTGGGTGATGTTTGGGAGCAGCCCGGTCTGTCAGCCGAACCCACAAAGAGCAGTGACGAGATGAGCGGCCTAGAAACAGCCTTAAAGGTGGAGCGTGAGAGGGAGGAGGCAGAGTCTGTACTAACCAGTCCGTCTAATGCAGTGGACAGAAGCGACAGTGTGGAATTTATAGGGTTGGATGGTTTGTGCAGCTCTCAGCAGGACCCTGCTCCCTCAACACATGAAGCCAGCCCTGCTGAGATAGGCCCCAGGAGCCAAGGAGATGACGAGGGGGAGGAGTCAGGACAAGAGGTCGAGGACTTACTGCATTTCTGCCCTCAGTGTGGCGGTGGCTTTAACTCTGCATCCGAACTGGCTGAACACGTGTGTCCGCTAGCCGAGGAACGTTTCCAGTGTTCGGCGTGTGGACGGGCCTTCAGTCACGCCTGGAGCTTGAAGAGCCACGAGTGCGTACAGGCGGGCGAGCAGCCGCACCGTTGTGAACTTTGTGGGAAACGGTtcacacactcgcgctctctcgaGCGCCACCAGCTGGTACACACAGGCGAGCGACCACACCAGTGCCCACAATGCGGACGCAGTTTTAGCCGTCTGGGCAACCTAGAGCGACATCAACGCATCCATACTGGCGAGCGACCGTATGAGTGCGGTGCTTGCGGCAAGCGCTTCAGTCGCATCGAGTACCTCAAACGGCACCAGCAGATCCACAgcggagagagaggagagaggaaccAGACGCTCAGTGACACAGAGCTGAAACGCAATCAGTGCTTCTCCAGCGCCTGA
- the si:dkeyp-121d2.7 gene encoding zinc finger protein with KRAB and SCAN domains 7 isoform X2, with protein sequence MADSVKTFQAHLTAVMDSLVRASVCEITKLFEDTVNDYLVEISLNRKENEALKLRLRLTENKLRNERKYGLAWAASRRAAGLLGPDESGCAKKRKLESRGKQAKEWSGGVWEEGVGGVRDERRDERRDVCNTHPPTAGEGEEQEEERRHVSGERKEVATVKEEEDVYRCESVRLLQEALQMSKTESNTAQDLDPVSTGPGSAVGDVWEQPGLSAEPTKSSDEMSGLETALKVEREREEAESVLTSPSNAVDRSDSVEFIGLDGLCSSQQDPAPSTHEASPAEIGPRSQGDDEGEESGQEVEDLLHFCPQCGGGFNSASELAEHVCPLAEERFQCSACGRAFSHAWSLKSHECVQAGEQPHRCELCGKRFTHSRSLERHQLVHTGERPHQCPQCGRSFSRLGNLERHQRIHTGERPYECGACGKRFSRIEYLKRHQQIHSGERGERNQTLSDTELKRNQCFSSA encoded by the exons ATGGCGGACTCGGTGAAGACGTTCCAGGCGCATCTAACGGCCGTGATGGACAGCTTGGTGCGCGCCTCTGTGTGCGAGATCACCAAGCTGTTCGAGGACACGGTGAACGACTACCTGGTGGAGATATCGCTCAACCGGAAGGAGAACGAGGCTCTGAAACTGCGCCTGAGGCTCACCGAGAACAAGCTGAGGAACGAGCGGAAGTACGGGCTCGCTTGGGCGGCCAGTCGGCGCGCAGCCGGCCTGCTCGGTCCTGATGAGAGTGGCTGTGCAAAAAAGCGCAAGCTGGAATCTA GAGGCAAGCAGGCTAAGGAGTGGAGTGGTGGCGTGTGGGAGGAGGGTGTTGGAGGAGTGAGAGATGAGAGGAGGGACGAGAGGAGGGACGTGTGCAACACACATCCACCAACCGCAGGGGAAggagaggagcaggaggaggagaggagacacGTCTCTGGGGAGAGAAAGGAGGTGGCCACCGTTAAGGAGGAG GAGGATGTCTACAGGTGTGAGTCTGTGAGGCTGCTGCAGGAGGCACTTCAGATGAGCAAGACTGAAAGCAACACAGCTCAAG ATTTGGATCCTGTTTCAACCGGTCCTGGATCAGCTGTGGGTGATGTTTGGGAGCAGCCCGGTCTGTCAGCCGAACCCACAAAGAGCAGTGACGAGATGAGCGGCCTAGAAACAGCCTTAAAGGTGGAGCGTGAGAGGGAGGAGGCAGAGTCTGTACTAACCAGTCCGTCTAATGCAGTGGACAGAAGCGACAGTGTGGAATTTATAGGGTTGGATGGTTTGTGCAGCTCTCAGCAGGACCCTGCTCCCTCAACACATGAAGCCAGCCCTGCTGAGATAGGCCCCAGGAGCCAAGGAGATGACGAGGGGGAGGAGTCAGGACAAGAGGTCGAGGACTTACTGCATTTCTGCCCTCAGTGTGGCGGTGGCTTTAACTCTGCATCCGAACTGGCTGAACACGTGTGTCCGCTAGCCGAGGAACGTTTCCAGTGTTCGGCGTGTGGACGGGCCTTCAGTCACGCCTGGAGCTTGAAGAGCCACGAGTGCGTACAGGCGGGCGAGCAGCCGCACCGTTGTGAACTTTGTGGGAAACGGTtcacacactcgcgctctctcgaGCGCCACCAGCTGGTACACACAGGCGAGCGACCACACCAGTGCCCACAATGCGGACGCAGTTTTAGCCGTCTGGGCAACCTAGAGCGACATCAACGCATCCATACTGGCGAGCGACCGTATGAGTGCGGTGCTTGCGGCAAGCGCTTCAGTCGCATCGAGTACCTCAAACGGCACCAGCAGATCCACAgcggagagagaggagagaggaaccAGACGCTCAGTGACACAGAGCTGAAACGCAATCAGTGCTTCTCCAGCGCCTGA
- the cabp2b gene encoding calcium-binding protein 2 gives MFMLIRDGQGGGGSGSGMSAASERTPKQVQAAIKKTVEKQKKQLENGEAFGNTSKSNCGRRQSLSTQYERTEDGDEEEDVEAVAETMEQHEKEETDLTPIVDSMFGQDRDLRPEEIEELREAFKEFDRNKGYISCRDLGECMRTMGYMPTEMELIELSQNITGGKIDFEEFVELMGPKMLAETADMIGIKELKNAFREFDSNGDGQISISELREAMKKLMGEQLNPRDIDDIIRDVDLNGDGQVDFEEFVRMMSR, from the exons ATGTTCATGCTCATTCGAGACGGACAGGGAGGGGGAGGCAGTGGTAGCGGGATGAGTGCTGCATCAGAGAGGACGccaaaacag GTCCAAGCTGCTATTAAGAAGACGGTGGAGAAACAGAAGAAGCAGCTTGAGAATGGTGAGGCCTTCGGGAACACATCTAAATCTAACTGTGGACGGAGACAGAGTCTGTCTACACAGTATGAAAGAACCGAAGAtggagatgaagaggaggatgTAGAGGCAGTAGCTGAGACAATGGAACAGCACGAGAAAGAGGAAACTGACCTAACTCCCATTGTGGATTCCATGTTTGGCCAA GACAGGGATCTCCGTCCGGAGGAGATAGAAG agctgcgGGAGGCTTTTAAAGAGTTTGATAGGAACAAAGGATACATCAGCTGTAGGGACCTGGGTGAGTGCATGAGGACTATGGGATACATGCCGACAGAGATGGAGCTCATCGAGCTGAGTCAGAATATCA ctGGGGGGAAGATCGATTTTGAGGAATTTGTGGAACTGATGGGCCCTAAAATGCTTGCAGAAACAGCAGACATGATTGGaatcaaagaattaaaaaatgccTTCAGAGAG TTTGACTCGAACGGAGATGGGCAGATCAGCATTAGTGAACTAAGAGAGGCAATGAAGAAACTGATGGGTGAGCAGCTGAACCCTAGAGACATTGATGACATCATCCGTGATGTGGACCTCAATGGAGACGGACAAGTGGACTTTGAag AGTTTGTGAGGATGATGTCACGCTGA
- the crybb1l1 gene encoding beta-crystallin B1 translates to MSSNTDKNTTSQTDGKASQTKKSEMGMMAYKMYVFDQENFQGRMIEINAECMNVCAMGMDRVRSLRVECGPFVGWEQMSFCGEMYILEKGDYPRWDSWSNCQKNDYLLSFRPVRMDPEKHKICLYEVGDYKGRKMEIMDDDVPSLYSYGFTDRVGSIFVGCGTWVGYQYPGYRGSQYLLEKGDYRHFNEYGARCPQMQSIRRIRDMQWHPHGCYTMATK, encoded by the exons ATGTCTTCCAACACCGATAAAAATACCACCTCTCAGACTGACGGCAAGGCCAGTCAGACCAAGAAGTCTGAAATGGGCATGATGGCctataag ATGTACGTATTTGACCAGGAGAACTTCCAGGGCCGCATGATTGAGATCAACGCTGagtgcatgaatgtgtgtgcgatGGGCATGGACAGGGTCCGCTCGCTGCGAGTGGAGTGTGGCCC TTTTGTAGGTTGGGAGCAGATGAGCTTCTGCGGAGAGATGTACATTCTGGAGAAGGGCGACTACCCTCGCTGGGACTCCTGGAGCAACTGCCAGAAAAATGACTACCTGCTGTCTTTTAGACCTGTCAGAATg GACCCTGAGAAGCACAAGATCTGTCTGTATGAGGTGGGTGACTACAAGGGCCGTAAGATGGAGATCATGGACGATGATGTGCCCAGTCTCTACTCCTACGGCTTCACCGACAGAGTAGGAAGCATCTTCGTCGGCTGTGGAAC CTGGGTTGGCTACCAATACCCTGGCTACCGTGGCAGCCAGTACCTGCTGGAGAAGGGAGACTATAGACACTTTAACGAGTATGGAGCTCGCTGTCCTCAGATGCAGTCCATTAGGCGCATCCGTGACATGCAGTGGCACCCACATGGATGCTACACCATGGCCACCAAGTGA
- the cryba1l1 gene encoding crystallin, beta A1, like 1 yields MYRFSRSTMMHPMMHSGMGMAPFFKVTVFEQEHFQGKCQEFTSECCNIQQCGFDNIRSIRVEIGAWVGYEHHDFQGQQFVLERGEYPHWDSYCGNLGYHVERFMSFRPIYCAAHQSSRMMIYERENFLGRCTELCDDYPSLQAMGWCGMEVGSMHVQCGAFVCYEFPGYRGRQYIMECERHSGEYQHWKNWGSHSQTPQIQSIRRIQH; encoded by the exons ATGTACAGATTCAGCCGATCCACCATGATGCATCCCATGATGCACTCTGGCATGGGCATGGCTCCATTTTTTAAG GTGACCGTGTTTGAGCAGGAGCACTTCCAGGGCAAGTGTCAGGAGTTCACTTCAGAATGCTGCAACATCCAGCAGTGTGGTTTCGACAACATCCGCTCCATCCGCGTGGAGATTGGCGC CTGGGTTGGTTATGAACATCATGATTTCCAGGGACAGCAGTTTGTCCTAGAAAGAGGCGAGTACCCTCACTGGGATTCCTACTGTGGAAACCTGGGATACCATGTTGAGAGATTTATGTCTTTCAGGCCCATCTACTGTGCT GCTCACCAGAGCAGCCGCATGATGATCTATGAGAGAGAAAATTTCCTGGGTCGTTGTACGGAGCTGTGTGATGACTACCCCTCTCTGCAGGCTATGGGGTGGTGCGGCATGGAAGTGGGCTCCATGCACGTGCAGTGTGGCGC ttttgtaTGTTATGAGTTCCCAGGCTACAGGGGCAGGCAGTACATCATGGAGTGTGAGAGGCACAGCGGAGAATACCAGCACTGGAAGAATTGGGGCTCCCACAGTCAGACTCCTCAGATCCAGTCCATCCGTAGGATCCAGCATTAA